Proteins from a single region of Halobaculum sp. CBA1158:
- a CDS encoding glycosyltransferase family 39 protein, which translates to MTDEAANDGRLGGGLSDIDPARAGAVMLALVAAGVAFVVAGEVFPFRSLNHDEGVYLQQADMLLSGRLYLRPPVEGAFRPWFFVESDSGLYSKYAPVPAAVFALGRLLGGYTVALAGIAAGLVLGTVALGRELFDARVGLLAGVLLLATPLFVVHSGVFLPYALTTTLNVAFAVWYLRGERLERPREAVLAGVAVGLAFFTRPYTAVLFALPFVAHAVATLVSSGAWRGGVPGRETTAAGRTLFRRRAITATLGTAGVLVTLGYNAVVTGDPLVFPYLAFAPEDGVGFGERAILGHGVDYTPELALEANALVLEDLFTEWVVAGSLGAATALVGVVVGLVAPDRSAGDRRGFRVNRGLAAATFLTVAAGNVGFWGNYNVLGALEVETDGLIHYLGPYYHYDLIVPTAVFAAAAVALVGRRVVAAAGTAASQRETAAVGGRIEVTPRRARSVAAAALIVAGAVAAGPAVVAAVDAPVERNADVSAELRAGYGPLVAGDGAGADAEAGSAVPPNSVVFLPTPYGPWLNHPFQALRNDADYDGERVYALGEERELAVAREYPDRELYRYVYAGSWVPTDGSTVRGTVQSVERVTGERVVLDATMERPDAVESTTVRVTGDRGSAYLAATDDGGSLSLSVAVEGDELTVSGPNLTAGGVGGGGGDEGSDGDGGDGARLPLDDGDEISVEVFVSTGPSRGYSYQLVFPLERIDGETTVLTPTVERCPVPTRCVPQGVGESPPERGVSVTLSNESAGR; encoded by the coding sequence ATGACCGACGAGGCTGCCAACGACGGACGGCTCGGCGGTGGGCTCTCGGACATCGACCCGGCCCGGGCGGGCGCGGTCATGCTCGCGCTCGTCGCCGCCGGCGTCGCCTTCGTCGTCGCCGGAGAGGTGTTCCCGTTCCGGTCGCTGAACCACGACGAGGGCGTCTACCTCCAGCAGGCGGACATGCTCCTGTCCGGGCGGCTGTACCTCAGACCGCCCGTCGAGGGCGCGTTCCGGCCGTGGTTCTTCGTCGAGAGCGACAGCGGGCTGTACTCGAAGTACGCGCCGGTGCCGGCGGCCGTCTTCGCGCTCGGGAGGCTCCTGGGCGGCTACACCGTCGCCCTCGCGGGGATCGCGGCCGGGCTGGTGCTGGGAACCGTCGCGCTGGGCCGCGAGCTGTTCGACGCCCGCGTCGGCCTCCTCGCGGGGGTGCTCCTGCTCGCGACGCCGCTTTTCGTCGTTCACTCGGGCGTGTTCCTCCCGTACGCGCTGACGACGACGCTGAACGTCGCGTTCGCGGTCTGGTACCTCCGGGGCGAGCGCCTGGAGCGACCCCGCGAGGCCGTCCTCGCGGGCGTCGCCGTCGGGCTGGCGTTCTTCACGCGACCCTACACCGCGGTCCTGTTCGCGCTCCCGTTCGTCGCCCACGCGGTCGCGACGTTGGTCTCCTCGGGCGCGTGGCGAGGCGGTGTCCCGGGTCGCGAGACGACGGCCGCGGGTCGCACGCTGTTCCGTCGGCGCGCCATCACGGCGACGCTGGGGACCGCCGGGGTGCTCGTTACGCTGGGGTACAACGCCGTCGTCACGGGCGACCCGCTGGTGTTCCCGTACCTCGCGTTCGCCCCCGAGGACGGCGTCGGATTCGGCGAGCGCGCCATCCTCGGGCACGGTGTCGACTACACCCCGGAACTGGCGCTGGAGGCGAACGCGCTCGTCCTCGAAGACCTGTTCACCGAGTGGGTCGTCGCCGGATCGCTGGGCGCTGCCACCGCCCTCGTCGGCGTCGTCGTCGGGCTCGTCGCCCCCGACAGGTCGGCCGGCGACCGTCGCGGGTTCAGGGTGAATCGGGGCCTCGCGGCCGCGACGTTCCTCACGGTCGCCGCCGGCAACGTCGGATTCTGGGGCAACTACAACGTCCTCGGCGCGCTCGAGGTGGAGACCGACGGCCTGATCCACTACCTCGGACCGTACTACCACTACGACCTGATCGTCCCGACGGCGGTGTTCGCGGCCGCGGCGGTCGCGCTCGTCGGGCGGCGCGTCGTCGCGGCCGCGGGGACGGCGGCGAGCCAGCGTGAGACGGCGGCGGTCGGCGGGCGCATCGAGGTCACCCCCCGGCGGGCCCGGTCGGTCGCCGCCGCGGCGTTGATCGTCGCCGGTGCGGTCGCGGCCGGGCCGGCGGTCGTCGCCGCCGTCGACGCGCCCGTCGAGCGCAACGCCGACGTGAGCGCGGAGCTTCGCGCCGGGTACGGCCCGCTGGTCGCCGGCGACGGGGCGGGAGCGGACGCCGAGGCGGGATCGGCGGTCCCCCCGAACTCCGTGGTGTTCCTCCCGACGCCGTACGGCCCGTGGCTCAACCACCCGTTCCAGGCGCTGCGCAACGACGCCGACTACGACGGCGAGCGCGTGTACGCCCTGGGCGAAGAGCGCGAGCTCGCCGTCGCCCGCGAGTACCCCGACAGGGAGCTGTACCGCTACGTGTACGCCGGGTCGTGGGTGCCGACGGACGGCTCGACCGTCCGCGGAACGGTCCAGTCGGTCGAGCGCGTCACCGGCGAGCGGGTCGTCCTCGACGCGACGATGGAGCGACCCGACGCCGTCGAGAGCACGACCGTCCGCGTCACGGGCGACCGCGGCTCGGCGTACCTCGCGGCGACCGACGACGGGGGATCGCTGTCGCTGTCGGTCGCGGTCGAGGGCGACGAACTGACCGTGTCCGGGCCGAACCTCACCGCCGGCGGCGTCGGCGGCGGGGGCGGTGACGAGGGGAGCGACGGGGACGGCGGCGACGGCGCGCGCCTACCGCTCGACGACGGCGACGAGATCAGCGTGGAGGTGTTCGTCTCGACGGGACCGTCACGGGGGTACAGCTACCAGCTGGTGTTCCCGCTGGAGCGGATCGACGGGGAGACGACGGTGCTGACGCCGACGGTCGAGCGGTGTCCGGTGCCGACGCGGTGCGTTCCGCAGGGCGTCGGCGAGTCGCCGCCCGAGCGCGGCGTCAGCGTGACGCTCTCGAACGAGAGCGCGGGTCGATAA
- a CDS encoding ABC transporter ATP-binding protein, translating to MRDDTATPTGDDDATPDGGVAADSARDADDDAGGTGDDDIGATTVVGDRDGVRGDAVGGDAAETDADGDPVLRLDGVVKRYGSETAVSGMDLAVGEGELVTLLGPSGCGKTTTLRLIAGLETPTEGTISVGGEVVAGEGSATPPEERDVGLVFQEFALFPHLSVAENVAFGLDDPDSESADDRVAELLELVGLGDYGDRAPGDLSGGQRQRVALARSLAPEPDVLLLDEPFSNLDVSLRVRMREEVKRILDEAGVTAVSVTHDQEEALSLSDRVAVVNDGRVEQMGAPGEVFEHPASRFVADFLGQASFLPARVTTDAIETAVGTYDRDRLKGLGEEYAGSHVDVLVRPDDLRATPVADADADGEVVRRQYTGPSFVYHVRLDDGTVLRCLHNHTEEFAVGESVAVTLVADHALAWYPAE from the coding sequence ATGCGTGACGACACAGCCACACCGACCGGCGACGACGACGCGACGCCCGACGGCGGAGTCGCCGCCGACTCGGCTCGGGACGCCGACGACGACGCCGGCGGCACCGGCGACGACGACATCGGCGCGACGACCGTCGTCGGCGACCGCGACGGCGTGAGAGGTGACGCCGTAGGGGGCGACGCCGCGGAAACGGACGCTGACGGTGACCCGGTGTTGCGCCTCGACGGCGTGGTGAAACGCTACGGCTCTGAGACGGCCGTCTCCGGCATGGATCTCGCGGTCGGGGAGGGAGAGCTGGTGACGCTGCTCGGTCCCTCCGGGTGCGGCAAGACGACGACGCTACGCCTGATCGCCGGACTTGAGACGCCGACCGAGGGGACCATCTCCGTCGGCGGCGAGGTCGTCGCCGGCGAGGGATCGGCGACGCCGCCGGAGGAGCGCGACGTGGGGTTGGTGTTCCAGGAGTTCGCGCTGTTCCCGCACCTCTCGGTCGCGGAGAACGTCGCCTTCGGGCTCGACGACCCCGACTCCGAGTCCGCCGACGACCGCGTCGCGGAGTTGCTCGAACTCGTCGGACTGGGCGACTACGGCGACCGAGCGCCCGGGGACCTCTCGGGCGGACAGCGCCAGCGGGTGGCGCTGGCGCGGTCGCTGGCCCCCGAACCGGACGTGCTCCTGCTCGATGAACCCTTCTCGAACCTCGACGTGAGCCTCCGGGTCCGGATGCGCGAGGAGGTCAAGCGCATCCTCGACGAGGCGGGCGTCACAGCCGTCTCGGTCACGCACGACCAGGAGGAGGCGCTGTCGCTGTCGGACCGCGTGGCCGTCGTCAACGACGGGCGAGTCGAACAGATGGGCGCGCCGGGAGAGGTGTTCGAACACCCCGCCTCGCGGTTCGTCGCCGACTTCCTCGGGCAGGCGAGCTTCCTGCCGGCGCGCGTGACGACCGACGCCATCGAGACCGCCGTCGGGACGTACGACCGCGACCGGTTGAAGGGACTGGGCGAGGAGTACGCCGGCAGCCACGTCGACGTGCTCGTCCGCCCGGACGACCTCCGGGCGACCCCGGTCGCCGACGCGGACGCCGACGGCGAGGTCGTCCGCCGGCAGTACACCGGGCCGTCGTTCGTGTACCACGTCCGCCTTGACGACGGCACAGTGCTCCGCTGTCTCCACAACCACACCGAGGAGTTCGCCGTCGGCGAGTCCGTCGCGGTGACGCTCGTCGCCGACCACGCCCTCGCGTGGTACCCCGCCGAGTAG
- a CDS encoding iron ABC transporter permease, which yields MAPSTTVARVRGLLASDDDGPRTALVVLAAGVAAAVLSPLAWLLISAASLDGREALSLVASDTTATVLANSLALVALVTAASVALGVPLAVLTVQTNLPFRRFWTVVAALPLVVPSYIGAFAYVSAFGPSGALPDLLREYGLGAVASALPTVYGLGGTTLVLTLFTYPYVFLTTRASLLSFDTTQLEAARTLNQSYPQAFRRVILPQIAPGVTAGALLVALYTLSDFGTPAIMRFDVFTRVIYVELNSFGVGRANATLLSIQLLAVTAVILALESRVSADTAAGYGTPSSAKTVVSLGPVRWLVATVPALVSLFTLALPVGILTMWLVRSGPGYSGGGLSFSPEFAINSAYVAVLAAAVTVLVALPVAYYSGRSNSLLSKAVERATYIGYAMPGVVLGLALVFFSSQWLRDTVGGGAAQIVYQSLPLLVFAYVVRFLPQAVGATRSSVLGVDRDLVGAARLLGESPGGAFRRVTLPLISPGLVAGAALVFLTTMKELDTTLILHPTGFTTIVTYIWRVQEAGYYGRAALPALVLVAVSGLSMVPLLKGSDDA from the coding sequence ATGGCTCCGAGCACGACCGTCGCGCGGGTCCGCGGGCTGCTCGCCAGCGACGACGACGGCCCGAGGACGGCGCTGGTCGTGCTCGCCGCCGGCGTCGCCGCCGCCGTGTTGTCGCCGCTGGCGTGGCTGTTGATCAGCGCCGCGTCGCTCGACGGCCGGGAGGCCCTCTCGCTCGTCGCCTCCGACACCACCGCGACGGTGCTGGCGAACAGCCTCGCGCTCGTCGCGCTCGTCACGGCCGCGTCGGTCGCGCTCGGCGTCCCGCTCGCCGTGCTCACGGTACAGACCAACCTTCCCTTCCGACGGTTTTGGACGGTGGTCGCGGCGCTCCCGCTGGTCGTGCCGAGCTACATCGGCGCGTTCGCGTACGTCTCGGCGTTCGGCCCCAGCGGCGCGCTCCCGGACCTGCTGCGCGAGTACGGCCTCGGCGCGGTCGCATCGGCGTTGCCGACGGTGTACGGCCTCGGGGGGACGACGCTCGTGTTGACGCTGTTCACCTACCCGTACGTATTCCTCACGACGCGCGCGTCGCTGCTGTCGTTCGATACGACCCAGTTGGAGGCGGCGCGAACGCTGAACCAGAGCTATCCGCAGGCGTTCCGTCGGGTGATCCTCCCGCAGATCGCTCCCGGCGTCACCGCGGGCGCGCTGCTGGTTGCGCTGTACACGCTGTCGGACTTCGGGACGCCCGCGATCATGCGCTTCGACGTGTTCACGCGCGTCATCTACGTGGAGCTGAACAGCTTCGGAGTCGGCCGGGCGAACGCGACGCTGCTGTCGATCCAGTTGCTGGCGGTGACGGCGGTCATCCTCGCACTGGAGTCGCGCGTCTCCGCGGACACGGCAGCCGGCTACGGGACGCCGTCCTCGGCGAAGACGGTCGTCTCGCTCGGGCCGGTTCGGTGGCTCGTCGCGACGGTGCCGGCGCTGGTGAGCCTGTTCACGCTGGCGCTGCCGGTCGGCATCCTCACGATGTGGCTGGTGCGCTCGGGACCGGGGTACAGCGGCGGCGGGCTCTCGTTCAGCCCGGAGTTCGCGATCAACTCCGCGTACGTCGCCGTGCTCGCGGCGGCGGTGACCGTGCTCGTCGCGCTCCCGGTGGCGTACTACTCGGGGCGGTCGAACTCGCTGCTCTCGAAGGCCGTCGAGCGCGCGACGTACATCGGCTACGCGATGCCCGGCGTCGTGCTGGGGCTTGCGCTGGTGTTCTTCTCCAGCCAGTGGCTCCGCGACACCGTCGGCGGCGGCGCGGCGCAGATCGTCTACCAGTCGCTCCCCCTGCTGGTGTTCGCGTACGTCGTCCGGTTCCTGCCGCAGGCGGTCGGGGCGACGCGCTCGTCGGTGCTGGGCGTCGACCGCGACCTGGTCGGGGCGGCTCGGCTGCTCGGGGAGTCGCCGGGCGGGGCGTTCCGTCGGGTGACCCTCCCGCTCATCTCCCCCGGACTGGTCGCCGGCGCGGCGCTGGTGTTCCTGACGACGATGAAGGAACTGGACACGACGCTCATTCTGCATCCGACAGGGTTTACAACGATAGTCACCTACATCTGGCGAGTTCAGGAGGCCGGCTACTACGGGCGGGCGGCACTACCGGCGCTGGTGTTGGTCGCCGTCTCCGGCCTCTCGATGGTGCCGCTACTCAAGGGATCCGACGATGCGTGA
- a CDS encoding extracellular solute-binding protein — MTDNMNDDTTDGRQSYRRRKVLAGLGAAGAAGLAGCNGIIGGEGTANATDTGGSAGGEFGEFRGSGPLAEGRSDIGGTRIADLPELSGELTVYLGGGEGGLYRDLVARLEDIYPDFDAQLRESGTADAANTIVNEGEATPADVFWSVDAGSLAAVAGQGLTANLPSNVVENVPDEFHPEDQWTGTAGRARAVPYNTEELSEGDIPDDVMAFPETPELMDAMGWAPTYGAFQAFVTAMRIIEGEDATREWLQGMLDAGVTEYNNEFLVSNAVADGGLTAGFANHYYALRVQAARPDAPLDLAFTSGDAGGLINVAGAAVLSPSQQQELAFTFVRHLLSAEAQEFFATRTYAYPMVEDIPPVGGLPPIGELNPPEIDLNELSDLQPTLELMRDVGVL; from the coding sequence ATGACTGACAACATGAACGACGACACCACGGACGGACGGCAGTCGTATCGGCGGCGGAAGGTACTCGCGGGACTCGGCGCGGCCGGCGCGGCCGGGCTGGCCGGCTGTAACGGCATCATCGGCGGCGAGGGAACCGCCAACGCGACCGACACCGGCGGGTCTGCTGGCGGTGAGTTCGGCGAGTTCCGCGGCTCCGGGCCGCTGGCGGAGGGTCGCTCCGACATCGGCGGGACCCGGATCGCCGACCTGCCGGAACTGAGCGGGGAGCTGACGGTGTACCTCGGCGGCGGCGAGGGCGGGCTCTACCGCGACCTCGTCGCGCGACTGGAGGACATCTACCCCGACTTCGACGCGCAGCTTCGCGAGTCCGGCACGGCCGACGCCGCGAACACGATCGTCAACGAGGGAGAGGCGACCCCCGCGGACGTGTTCTGGTCGGTCGACGCCGGCTCGCTGGCGGCCGTCGCGGGACAGGGGCTGACCGCGAACCTCCCCTCGAACGTCGTCGAGAACGTCCCCGACGAGTTCCACCCCGAAGACCAATGGACCGGGACGGCCGGCCGGGCCCGGGCGGTGCCGTACAACACCGAGGAGCTGTCGGAGGGCGACATCCCGGACGACGTGATGGCGTTCCCCGAGACGCCCGAGCTGATGGACGCGATGGGATGGGCACCCACCTACGGCGCGTTCCAGGCGTTCGTCACCGCGATGCGGATCATCGAGGGCGAGGACGCCACCCGCGAGTGGCTCCAGGGGATGCTCGACGCCGGCGTCACCGAGTACAACAACGAGTTCCTCGTCTCGAACGCCGTCGCCGACGGCGGGCTCACGGCCGGCTTCGCGAACCACTACTACGCGCTGCGGGTGCAGGCGGCCCGGCCCGACGCCCCGCTGGATCTGGCGTTCACGAGCGGCGACGCCGGCGGGCTGATCAACGTCGCCGGCGCGGCGGTGCTGTCGCCGAGCCAGCAGCAGGAGCTCGCGTTCACGTTCGTGCGGCACCTGCTGTCGGCGGAGGCCCAGGAGTTCTTCGCCACCCGGACGTACGCGTACCCGATGGTCGAGGACATCCCCCCCGTCGGCGGACTGCCGCCGATCGGCGAGCTGAACCCCCCGGAGATCGACCTCAACGAGCTGTCGGACCTCCAGCCGACGCTCGAACTCATGCGCGACGTCGGAGTGCTGTGA
- a CDS encoding alpha-1 4-glucan-protein synthase: MSSPQDICVVVPTIREYECLRSYVDNAREHGFDTDRLFFVLVTEDFCDTDAMEAMLEEEGVDGAVFDGSAREAWFADHDADEFAHLIPAASHAQTSFGLLYMWAHERFEYGVFIDDDTLPHPEDDFFGTHMANLAYEGEVESVRSDESWVNVLYQSDTDLYPRGYPYAAMDETVETTTERVDDVVASQGLWTNVPDLDAVRILMDGDLQGQAETRTKRGDFERDFVASEGQYLTVCSMNLAFRREVIPAFYQLPMDDNEWEVGRFDDIWSGLFLKRAADVLGKQVYNGGPLCEHNKAPRSTFDDLANEVAGLELNEHVWEVLDGVGEDADSFEAAFAEMADALAEGDFSQWNNGAFLNYCGEHMRTWLDCLDRVEGAGTRAAAADAPEVPADD, translated from the coding sequence ATGAGTTCACCACAGGACATCTGCGTGGTCGTTCCGACGATCCGGGAGTACGAGTGCCTCCGGTCGTACGTCGACAACGCCCGCGAGCACGGCTTCGACACCGACCGGTTGTTCTTCGTCCTCGTGACGGAGGACTTCTGCGACACCGACGCGATGGAGGCCATGCTCGAGGAGGAGGGCGTCGACGGGGCGGTGTTCGACGGGAGCGCCCGCGAGGCGTGGTTCGCCGACCACGACGCGGATGAGTTCGCGCACCTGATCCCCGCGGCGAGCCACGCGCAGACGTCGTTCGGCCTGCTGTACATGTGGGCCCACGAGCGCTTCGAGTACGGCGTGTTCATCGACGACGACACGCTTCCGCACCCCGAGGACGACTTCTTCGGCACCCACATGGCGAACCTCGCGTACGAGGGCGAGGTGGAGTCGGTCCGCTCGGACGAGTCGTGGGTGAACGTCCTCTACCAGTCCGACACCGACCTGTACCCCCGCGGCTACCCCTACGCGGCGATGGACGAGACGGTCGAGACGACCACCGAGCGCGTCGACGACGTCGTCGCCTCCCAGGGCCTCTGGACGAACGTCCCGGACCTGGACGCCGTCCGGATCCTGATGGACGGCGACCTCCAGGGGCAGGCCGAGACCCGAACGAAGCGCGGTGACTTCGAGCGCGACTTCGTCGCGAGCGAGGGCCAGTACCTCACGGTCTGCTCGATGAACCTCGCGTTCCGGCGCGAGGTGATCCCGGCGTTCTACCAGCTTCCGATGGACGACAACGAGTGGGAGGTCGGTCGCTTCGACGACATCTGGTCGGGGCTGTTCCTCAAGCGCGCCGCCGACGTGCTCGGCAAGCAGGTGTACAACGGCGGCCCGCTGTGCGAGCACAACAAGGCCCCGCGCTCGACGTTCGACGACCTCGCGAACGAGGTCGCCGGCCTCGAACTCAACGAGCACGTCTGGGAGGTGCTCGACGGCGTCGGGGAGGACGCCGACTCCTTCGAGGCGGCGTTCGCGGAGATGGCCGACGCGCTCGCCGAGGGAGACTTCTCCCAGTGGAACAACGGAGCGTTCTTGAACTACTGCGGCGAGCACATGCGCACGTGGCTCGACTGTCTCGATCGCGTGGAGGGCGCGGGGACGCGTGCGGCCGCCGCGGACGCCCCGGAGGTGCCCGCAGATGACTGA